In the Anolis sagrei isolate rAnoSag1 chromosome 1, rAnoSag1.mat, whole genome shotgun sequence genome, TGAAGGATTTGTCAATTCCTGGTGGGACTCAGTAGTCATTAAAATGAAAGTTAGGGTTAATACTTACGGAGCGACACGAACGTAGCCAGGAGGGGAACTTTGAAAGATGATATCCAGCACAGTGACAGCATACCTGTTTCAGTGATATTCTGCCTTGGCAGTCATTAAAAAGTCCGCCCAATGTATCTTTTTAGTTGTCTTTCTCTAGAAccttttcttctctgttgttcttCACTCATCCCAGTCAGCTACTCGTATGTTTTGCGTGTGGTAATTCCTTTGTGTGTGTTCTGTGCCAAGCCCTTGCTGACTCAGTCGCATCAGAAACTGGGATTTACGCTATTAGTTAATTGCCAAGGTTTCAGGAAGTAGGTGTGTAGAACTGACGCGTCAGACCACTTCTGGTGCCTGAGGCAAATTTAAGGCTTCTATGGAGCACTTGAACTACTTTCCTTAGTATCAATGCAAGGCGACAGGTAGGGAAGTACGTATAATAACATTGATTAACATTTAGTTCAATCTGCCTAATTCCAGGTTCAGGAGACTCGTTTAATTCCAACTATTGTTAAAAATGGAATCACCCCCACATTTTGAAAGGAGAAGTATAAAATGCTTTGTAGAGTTGTAGTGCTTGTGACTCACCATGGCAGATGATTAGTAAACCTGATAACCCAGAAGCAATCTGGAACCATCTCCGTGTTAAATGTTATTGCTTAGATGTTGGTGAGCTGTCCACTAAACTTGCCTTTGTATATTTTTCTCACAGCATCAGAAGGCTAGAGAAACTTGGACATTCAGTAGCAATATCTTTGACTGCTTTTTTAAACCTTCCCATCACTCTGCTTTTTAACattcgtttgtttgttttggaaaggAATTTATAATAGCCCACCTTGCTATAGTAAAACCTAATTCCCTATCATATCTTGAAGGTATTTCCAAATAAGCACAAACAGGGACTCATTTCTTGATGTGATGTTCTGTAGTAGGCAGGGTTCAGATTCATTCTGGAAAGTAGAGCCTCACTTAGCTATGAAGCCCACTATGTTTAGCCATAATATACTCCATAATTTTACTGTTCAGGTGAAATGTGTGTGCTGGTACTCTTGCATTTGCAAATCTAAAAAGTCTGGGTAGCATAAATTATGAACAATAATTAAATTGCTTATTTTTACATGTTTAAGGAAGTAATGATGCAGTTTCCTAATTGTTCTAGGAAAAGGATTTCCATTTCTTTGATGTTAACACAGGAGCTCTGTCATTTAGCACAGGCAAAATTCTGGTAGCTGTTAATATAAATAGGAATTCATTGTCATAATTGGTTGTTACGTCTTCCGATTGGAAgtactcatagaatcattgagttggaagagacctcgtggcccaTCCAGactaatcccctgccaagaagtaggaagatcacaatcaaagcacccccatctagcttctctttaaaagcttccaaagaaggacagtccaccacactccagggcagataattcctctgctgaaaagctctcacagttaggaagttcttcctaatgtttagatggaatctccttcctgtagtttgaagccattgtttacatcctagtttccagggcagcagaaaactataCTCCTTATAGTTGTGTTGGCCTAGAGGTCCCCTTTATCTTCTGTATTATAATatctgttgttcttgtgtgccttcaggttatttTCATCTTATTACAGCCCTAAGTTGAACTTAGTGGGTAGTGGGTAGGTGGGTTGGTTGGTTTTTGCAAGACTTCTCCTGAGGGGGTTTACCATTGGCTTCCTCTAAGGCTAAGAAAATGTGACTTagccccaaggtcacccaatgaattTCCATACCTAACTGAATTTACACCCAGGTCTCCAGGGTTCTAGTCAAACACCACACTAGTTCTTCATAGAGTTTATACTGATTTGTATTATACAATCTGTTATTATAAAAGAGCATATTTACCTCTCAGAGCCTCAACATCAAGACTCTGAAATCCTAGACACTTTAACAAGCTAGAATTGTTTGTTACATGGGATTAATTAACTTTGATTTAAATGTGTTTGTCTGCTTAAAAGCCTGAGGCCCCATCTTTAGTAATTAGGTAGTAAGTTCCATAACCAGCATGTAAGTTTGCATTCAATAGAGtttgaagcaaaggaaggaaatgtCTGAGGGACAGAATTATAGAATTGCCTCACACCCCCTGACAGGTCTGGTATGCGCAAACTCCAACTTCATAGGacttggacacacagaagacatgCCTGTAGTCTCCAGCAGCTATGGCCTCtctaaaaagtgtgtgtgttcgcggggggggggggggggggggagggcacagtaTGTCCAAATACGACATGTGTAATCTAAGTGGATGCAGGTACATCTGCTAGTGTTgtataataaaattaattttcaGAAATTTGTGTTGTTCTACTACTCAAGCCTACCTTTTCTTTAGAATCTGTAATTAAATGTTCATGTTGCGGTCTCATTAGGATTAAAGTAACCTGTTGGATGAGAATAATCTCCTTTGTGGATACATTCCTAATTAGCCAAACCTTTAAAAATTACAGCAGGGTATTGTTGATTTTGCTGCTTATGTAGCAAGCATGGAATAATTAAAAATTAGTGGTACagatctttccatttttttttaaaaaaataaagggtATATTTAACTTGGGAACAACAAAGTTCATGTAGGGTAGAATTTTCTCTCTGAGATAGGCTGAGCAGATGCCTCTGGACAATTCAGGCACAGTTTCAATCCTTAGACGCTTACTGAATCTGAATATACTTAAACTTAATTAATATGAATCTGTCAGGTGCGGGTGCTTTTTCTGGAGCAAATGCTCCATCTGGCACAAATGCTCTCTCTGGTGCTTGCACGAGTACTCTGTCTGGTACTTGCACGAGCGCTCCGTCTGGCACAAGCGCTCCCTCTGAACTGCTTGTACATTAAAATTGCATTCAGAAGTTAAATCAAAAACCGGGCTGAGCAACAGCTTGCATGTAGAAAAGTATGTATGTAGGGAGGTTCCACTGTAATCTTAAAGGAGTTCCAATTGCATGTGAGGAatattgtttctttttccttctgtgtTTGAACTGAGCCAAAAAGACTGATATGACCTGCTTATTGTGGTAATATATTGCCAGTGTCACAATTGTCTCCAATGCTCCTGTGCTTATGTATACTGTTGTGAGATGCACTCTTTCCTTGCATCTGTGTGGCAAAGGGTGATCTTCCTCTTTTAACAAATGTTATGACTTTAGAAAAATGAATTCCACTTAACATTAATTGTTGTGACCTTTTCTTTAGGATTCCGTAGTCTCAGAACGGGATTATGAAAGCCTTGTGATGATGCGGATGCGCCAAGCGGCTGAGAGGCAGAAACTTATTGAGCAGATGAAACAGGAAGATGAGGAAGAGTCATACACGTAGTACAAAGAAAAAACATTATTTGGAGCTTTTGTTATGCTTCTTAAATTAAGTCaataaatatcctttttcaaaacaactgtattttttttttgaaaaaatactgCTCATCCTGATCGAGGAGCTATATCTGCTGGGAGTTTAAATGAAGACCACTAATGCCCAGCTTAGATCTTGACAAATGATGACCAGCCAACTCTTTTGAAAGAAGGGCATGTGCTTTATCCATTCCTGATTATGTTTCTCTTCCTGTcagctaaacatgagccagagTACCTACAGCTAGCTATCTAGAAACTGCCAAAccatccaaccccccccccccaaaaaatgccAAAGGAACCTCTATAAATGGGCATAAATCATATGAAATGtctttatgtttattcatagtCTCTTAGCTCTACCATTTCCTGTGTGAAGACCACAAGTTATAGCTCTAATAGATTAGGTTAAAGTGAGGAACATTGAACAGGAGACTTCACCAATACGTATTCAAGTGTATGGAAAAGAATAAAAGACTTTGGGTTGAAAGGAGGAATACAACAAAGAATACTTGAAAACAAACTTTTGAAAGTCTCATTACTACTTTTTTCATTGCTGAGTTTAGTAGTGCCTACATTATCCATAACCCTACAATTTCTGTTTTTCCTTGTTCGTTGTCCACACCACAAGACAGGATCACACATTCATATTGGATTTATGGTCTAAGCACCATATTTGTATAGAAAGTAAAGACCTTTGCAATTCAGATTAGATACTTAATAAATATTCATGGTGTTTTTTTTAGGAAAGGAAAAGCTGTGTAAGGTCACTGTGCCATCCTGAGCCATTATGTTTCAGTGGAGTAGTTGCCCACATTTTCTGTGTCTTATATGGTCATCATTTCTCAGGATTTTGCTGAAGGGTTGAATTGCTTGCTCACCAGTGTTTCAAAATGTACTATACCACAAAATTTCCAAAGGTAATGTCAAAAGTCTATTTCCTTTacttttttattcttttgccaGTTACTTTAAGAATTATTTCAGTACACATAGTTCAAAATAATTCCAGCAATGAAGGGGCAACTAATACATTTATAAAACACACATTGAAATATTTACAGGATCTTCTGTTTGCAGTGTACATGTAAATTGTTGAAAATCATATATCGTAGCCACATAATTTTCAATACAAACACCATAGCTTATTTTCATCAATTATGACTAATTTGTTCTAtggcattctttttttttttttgtctgcagAATTAGCCATTTGCTGCTTGATCTTGCCACTGCCTACACCAGTAAGACTGTTTCTTACATGGTGAATTTCATAATACTAGGTTGCTATCGCTTACTAGCAATAAGTGAAGATAACTCTACAAATACTGGTTCAAATCAGTTCTCAAAAATGATTGATTCCTATGAAAGTTCCAATCTGCCAGCGCTTGAAACTTAAGTGGACCACTTTTATTCCTATAGTGTTCTTGAAATTATGTCTGTTTCAAAATACAGGGTTTTGAATAACTCTGATGTCATGACGCCTAAAAACATACATTTGAGTGATTTACAGGAATATCTTAGTCAGGCAGATAATTTGAGTTCTGTATAATTTCTTTGTGGAGACACCACACCAATGTCTGTCCCACTCCCGTCATGCTGATCACTCGGTAGCCACATTTCTCCAGTTTGTCCAAGACGATCCGGGGGGCATCCTGCACATAGTATTCCCAGCTGTTATAACAAAGGTAAAAAATGAGGAGAGCACAGTTTTCCAGAGAACTTCCAGTAATCTGTATCCACATGGATGGAACACAACAGAACATGTACAAGATGCATTCATATTAATTAAAATGGAGATCCTGCTGTCTGACTGGTTCAAATGAGATTATAATGATTAACCTGCCAATTTTAGGAAATAGGTTAAAATACCCATGTATCAATTAGTTAAACTGTTAACTAGCTTTTTGTATCAAAAAGAGAACAAGTTATATATAAATCTCATGCTCTTACATGCTTATGTTTACGGTACAGTTGTGCAAGAAATGCACTTATGTGAATTTATCTTTGCCCATCATTTTAAAGAGAAGATCCATTGAGATTCAATATATTATTTACAAAATCTGTAGGTCTGTTTACAACATGAAATGCCCCACTTCATGCTGCAGTCAGACCAACACGTATTGTAAATATAAAAGAGTTGATTTTGGCTATGAAAACATTCAATGTAGGATTCCCCCTCCCAATTTAAAGATCACATATGCAATGCATACATTGAGCAATAAGAAACAATCTCATTACGTACGAAGACTACAATTTAGGAATTGAACcgcttaaaataattaaaaatagaatgcaaatattGTTCCGCTACCTCCTTTTTTATCCACACTAATAAAGGATAATTAATACCTAGACAACATTTTCAATATTGCTGTGATCCTTGCTGTAAGAGTAAGTGACCTGGACTACATCACCCACAGGTCATGATAATTGGCCACAGTGGTTGGGAATTTGGTGTGCTCTATTCCTAATATTTAAAGGTCCTTGGGTGACCTAACCCTGCCACACACCTGATTTTAGATAGGAGGCTTCATGCCTCAATGGCGAGTCTATGTTGAGTACCCAGAAATTTACAAATTCAGTCCACAGTGTCTTCATTTGCTTATTTAGTTAACTACTACTTTCTGACAATACACCTGAAATAATTCATAGTAATACTAAAGATCAGAACAGAAAGTTGAggtataaattaaatttaaaatattgtctGGCTTACTATAAAATATTGTTTGCAAAACTTAATCTTGCCATTAAAATTCACCAAAATTATTTTATGGAGACAGGAAATATTCGGAGTAACTGGacatttaattagtttttaataaCATGTTACAATACAAACATGTCTGTAATTTGAAGGTTGACAGATTGCACAGGAAATATATATCTTCAGATACAGCTCAGttcctgccttgacattctgtaGGCTTCTTTTTTGTTATGTCCAGACTTCTGTTTTGGTTCCTAAACTGACAGCTCTGTGCTCATCTTCTTGGAATGCAGCATTTTCACACCCACAACAATGAGGCCAAATCAAGTGCTACATTCCACACaggttgttttgctttgttctcaCTCGCTTCCTCCTCCTTATGTTCAAATGCAAAACTGGAGGAAGTTATACATCTCGTCACCAtagtgcagaaaaaaaaatctgttcaaaaCTAAACCTCGGATTTTATCAAATGGAGTAGGTAAGGACTGGAACATGAACTATCTAAAGACAAGCTGATCGCTAGTGCAAAATCTAACACAAGTACTAGTATTCCTACCAACAATGATACCCAAAATATATTCTCAAATTGGAATACTCTTGCACACTTAAACCTACTTGAATTTGCCACTTGCACATTCccaaaaaaagaagaggacaCAGTTTTTTGTACAATGTTTAAATACTATCTGCAAAATCTACGTCCACATGTATGATTGTCTAtatgaaattttggaaataatggATATAATTTCAATAGAAGTATAGTACATATCATCATACCGAGGAAGAATATGGATAGAACGTTAAAAATGGTGTGTGGTGGGCTTTTCTCTTGTATCctttaaataatattttgacTGTACAGATATACCGCAATTAATGAAACAAAAGTCTCCCTTAGCATTACTTTGGCATCAGAGGTAGAAACAATATGCAAAGAGTAAGGTCAGGGTCCTGGACCGCCAAAAATAAGGAACCATTCAACATATTACAACAAACCTTTTAATGAAAACTACCAATATACCAATTTCAAATTAAATAATCAAGTCAGGAAATCCCTGCGGAATTAAACAAGAATATTTTGAACTTTACTCTTGGaaagtttcttccaaaatgcatccagggatGTCTGTTTCTTTCATTAGCCTTGACTTTTCTCATGTTTTCCTTTTTGGAGGTCAGACTAATACAACTAATGTGCTGTGCATATGCTTATCCACAATCCCCTTTTTACTCAGTTTTGCTGTTCATACATGCTCAGGCATTTGGGAATCGGGGctgtttaatgtgttgtcgaaggctttcatggcgggagCTGTTTATCTTGTGTGTTTATGAGACACACATAGTTACAATAGGGTCAACTAAATGAGAATCCAGTTCGTTCCCATCTCCAACTTTACTGCATTGTTTTCGGCAGAGCTGCTACAGCAATCTTGCACTAGAAGTCTCTGCTTCCTTTATCATCTTCCTAATATTGCTACTACTCAAAAACCTTCAGCAAGACAGAGGTCAAGTAGGAAGAAGTTGGGTGGCCTTAAAAACTTCGTATAATATCTTTGTTTTGTCTGCTGCATTTGCCTGGGTTTTGTTTCTATTATGATACTTTATTttgaaatcataatgtaattattGATTTGAACTTTTCATTGCCAACACACAATAGTAGATAAATACAAATTCCACACAGAGGTTGACCATAgatttgtgctggaggacctagacattcctagagatatGGTTTgtctagggatctctaggtcctgTGGCATAATTCAATTTTCAGCAAAAGTTGGAAGGCTCAAAGATTCCTAGAAAAACTGTATTAGTCAAATGCACAAGCTGAACTTGTATGTCTTGTTTAGAAAAGAACAAGAAAGGCAATGAAAAAAGATGGCAAAGAGCAAGTCAAAAACACAGAAATACTTACAAATGATTTCCTAGCATATTTCTTTTTGTGGCTCCAAGGTAGTTCATCAAATTTGGATCAGAATGCTCATCGCCAACCATTGTGGGCCCAACTTCCTACAAAAAGAAAGGTATTGTTCCGTTGCCTGAAAACCATGAGATTTAGTTTATGTTACAGCTGCTTCGATCAGCCATCAGGGCATTTCATCCTGTCCAGCAGAGGTAGGGGATAATATGTGATCCTCTCACTTTTGTTGGACTGTAATGTTTATGACCATTCACCATTTACAGTGCTGGCTAGGACTGATAGAAGTTGCAATCCAGAAACCTTTGAAGGATTAAACATTCTCAAGCCCTGCAATTTAGCCAAATGTATATGGTGGCACAATCTCAACTAGCCTTCTCTGAACAAGTGTTGTTTGTGTTGCCTAGGAATCATGGGTAGTAcggtccaacacacctggaggagtAAGCTGAGGAAGATGACTTTAAAGTACAGTTAAGAGGCATGTTTTCTCTGGTCAGTATTTGTCTTGGAAAGTACGTAAAAAGTATTTGATGCATTCAAGATATAGTTTGGCAAGCCAGTTATAGTCACAcctaggtaataataatattgccaTAACTGCCCATGTTGGTAAGAAGGTCCAGGTTATACTGCTACGATGAAATGTACATTGGCTTTAATGTGTTtaattttatctgtaattttcGGGCTTGTTCCctttgtaagccatcccgagtccccttggggagatggtgacgggctataaaaataaagttattattgttgtattattatggagtcacactggaagattttaaaaaaccaggTTGTTAACCAGTATTTGCTAATCTTGTATATTTTGCCAGAGTTGAGATACCACTGGCTTTCAGTTTATTTCTGAGTACAGTTCAAAGTACTTCctttaacaaacaaaacaatgtGGAGAAATTATTCCATATACAGATCAGATAATGCAGATATCAGATATACCTGTATACCTATAGTGGTATACGGGTATATCAATGTTTCTCTATGGAGACAAATCCATAGTATCAAATTTATTGTCCTTTTTGTGCCTGGTCAAAAAACCATTCAGTTATTGATTGGGTAGCCATTTACTATTTTTACTTTGACCtaattcatttttgtttattttgatatTGCAGTTTATGTTATAGCTGCTTCGATACCTTTATAGGCCAACTTGTGGAGAAAAATAACATTACATGTAAGTGCCTTAGAAAagataacattaaaaataaatgatttaaaaatatagaaaatagtTGAATAGAAAGATAACTAAATAGCTAGTTGCttgctttagagcaggcatgggcaaagttgcccccccccccccccaggtgttttggcctccaactcccactattcctaacagctagcaggctgttaggaattgtgggagttggaatccaaaacacctggagggccaaagtttgcccatgcctgctttagagtctGATGTAGCCAGAGGAGGAAGATGGGAATTAAATGCTCTATAACAGCTCCCCCTACAGGTTGAACACAGACAGCTGATTCCAAATAATTCAAATAATTCCATTATCTTATACGagctccaaaatgcttgggaacagaaatgttttggtttttagaatatttgtatttaatacagatgatgatgatgatctttagttataccccgtcaccatctcccagggggactcggtgtgcCTTACAAAGTACTCCAATGTGTAAacacataaaaaacaaaaattgtagaaacaataacattaaacaataacagcaacctAAATAGCTCACTTTACAAATCCCTCtggttaaaatcagtaaaatacagCAATAGCTGCAGGTTCAAAACAATAATCAATCTCAGTCATATAAACTGCCTGGTGAAATCTATGTGTCCTCACATATATTCATTAAAAGAATATGGCCAAAGGTTTGTTGAAAAAACATGTCTTCAATAATGTACGGAAGGCTTGAAGAGTGGGAGCCAGTCTGAGCTCCCCtgagagggcattccagaggtcagggccaccaccgagaaggccctgtctctctcacCCCCACCAACTACACTTGAGGCGGAAGAGGGACCAAGAGGATGGCCTCCCTGGTAGATCTTAATGCCTGTGACAGTTCATAGAAAGATATGCGGTTTTGAAGGTAGGCTGGACCCaaactatatttgcatatatgtacataatatcTCAGAGATGGTGTCCATGTCCAAACGTTTCATTTATAcattatacacatagcttgacagttattttatatacaatattttaataattttgtgtatgaagcagagtttgtgtacactgaataatcagaaagcaaaagtgtcactactTCAGCCAgtcctgtggacaatttcaaattttggagtatttcagattcctGAATAAGAGGTATTCAACCTGTAAATGCATTATCTTCATAGTTCCTTAGTTCTAAACAACTGGAGGATTAAAGTTTGAGACTTTTGTGGGAAAACTATAAATTCCCATGGTTTTTTGTGAATTGTGAACCTCGATCCCTAATAAATACTCAGTCAAAAAACCAAATatgaaatgctgctttaaaataacttttaccaaaaaacccacacaagtattgttgaaggcttttatggctggaatcagtgggttgctgtgagtttgctgggctgtatggccatgtttcagaagcattctgatgtttcacccacatctatggcaggcatcctcaggaatTGTGAGGCAGCCTCAGAGGCACGCTGGATATCTCCCAGATATATAAGaactattttcctagtttctaacaaaccacacaatctctgaggatgcctgccatagatgcaggcgaaacatcaggagagaatgcttctggaatatggccatacagcccggaaagctcacaacaacccacataCTGAACTCACTTTACCATAGATTCCTCAACTTGCCAATCTTCCATTTTgattttcaacagcagtttgtaCACCTTAGTATTGGCACTTATTCAACAATCCTGCATGTGTATGA is a window encoding:
- the GCHFR gene encoding GTP cyclohydrolase 1 feedback regulatory protein is translated as MPYVLISTQIRMEVGPTMVGDEHSDPNLMNYLGATKRNMLGNHFWEYYVQDAPRIVLDKLEKCGYRVISMTGVGQTLVWCLHKEIIQNSNYLPD